A genomic segment from Streptomyces sp. NBC_01233 encodes:
- a CDS encoding class E sortase codes for MRDRVPVVVQGSGRRGRRAGLAGVLWAGAELIVTVGVAILLLVVHQVWWTNRQAAAAAQEQVQALERAWGEGPVAGSGVGGGGGDEAGVGGGPVVGPEPSGPADSGAAPAATRAAARPAAGPPARDRAYAVLRVPRLGLVVPVAQGVDKRAVLDKGYAGQYPGTAGPGERGNFALAGHRNTHGEPFRYINRLRAGDELIVDLRGRRYTYVVGKILSETTERDTGVIAPVPQSLVKPDQGYGEPGAYITLTTCTPEYSSKYRLVVWGTLKSS; via the coding sequence GTGCGAGATCGCGTACCTGTGGTGGTGCAGGGGAGCGGCCGGCGGGGGCGCCGGGCCGGTCTCGCGGGGGTGCTGTGGGCGGGCGCCGAGCTGATCGTCACCGTGGGGGTGGCGATCCTGTTGCTGGTGGTGCATCAGGTGTGGTGGACCAACCGGCAGGCCGCGGCTGCCGCGCAGGAGCAGGTCCAGGCGCTGGAGCGGGCGTGGGGTGAGGGGCCCGTCGCTGGTTCCGGGGTCGGTGGCGGTGGCGGGGACGAGGCCGGGGTCGGTGGCGGGCCGGTGGTGGGGCCGGAACCGAGCGGGCCGGCGGATTCCGGGGCGGCGCCCGCGGCGACCCGGGCCGCCGCCCGGCCCGCCGCCGGGCCGCCTGCGCGGGACCGGGCGTACGCCGTCCTGCGCGTTCCGCGCCTCGGCCTCGTCGTCCCCGTCGCGCAGGGGGTCGACAAGCGGGCCGTCCTCGACAAGGGCTACGCCGGGCAGTACCCCGGGACCGCCGGGCCCGGGGAGCGGGGGAACTTCGCGCTGGCCGGCCACCGGAACACCCACGGCGAGCCGTTCCGGTACATCAACCGGCTGCGGGCGGGCGACGAGCTGATCGTCGACCTGCGGGGGCGCAGGTACACGTACGTGGTCGGGAAGATCCTGAGCGAGACGACCGAGCGGGACACCGGGGTGATCGCGCCCGTGCCGCAGAGCCTGGTGAAGCCGGACCAGGGGTACGGCGAGCCCGGCGCGTACATCACCCTCACCACCTGCACGCCCGAGTACAGCTCCAAGTACCGGCTGGTGGTCTGGGGAACCCTCAAGTCCTCCTGA